GTCTTAAATGGCTTAAATGGGTAAACTGttgaaacaacattaaaaaataaaataaaataaaacatgaactaCAGCCAAACTTAAAGGAGTATAAATAGCTATCATTGgtctataaaaaaaagttctccaaaaatatctttatgttgtgtttttatgcAATTAAGCTATGCACACTGTAATATATATTCGATGAATTACTGtgattacatttaatgtatttttacagtaaataactgttaaaatcacagttttggaagtgaaaaagaactactcattgtataatttaaagtgaaaaaatgtaaactgacaTTTCCAGAACTTCCTGCATGacactttacattttatgttttgtgtgtgtgtgtgtgtgtgtgtgtgtgtgtgtcttttgcattgaaataactgtttttttttcctttttcttaattttcttatAATTCGGTGTGTACATATGAGTTTTATCTGACATCTAAagttgttaaatgttaaatgaatgtttattgcattatttcaatatcatgtgtgttaccatgatagTGTTTAGTATTTGTGTAAATGaaactgtgcaccttctataagCATTTTTCTTctcagcttgtggaaaagctgcttgtgatgaactttggttcatcatgtgacatttTCATCACCACCTatttttggtggttatcagtgtattacaaaggtacataACAGATATTAGTACTTCAGTGGGTTGgtatattatcattatatcagtttatgaaatatattttttctgtcaATTTAAGTTAACactgtaaaacctaaaatgttgctaccatattttttacagtaaagttCTGGCAAACACAGCTGCTGGTATTTTACGGTAAATGtcacagatttttttcagtgcatgtTGTTTTATTCCTTTCAGATCAGTTATGAAATGACCATATTAGTGAGACGCTTGCCTGTATCATTCAGTCCTATATATGTTGCAGTGGACAGTACTGAAGCTTCCAGAGGCTGAGCAGAGAATTCGCTATTCACAGGGGttggtttaaaatgttaaatatattgcttataaaaaataaaaaaaaaatctatctatctatctatctatctatatatatatatatatatatatatttttttttttttttttttttttttttttgcttaattgTGTAACATGCATCATATATAAGATACTTGTCTGTACTTAACactattaatttattacttaTCAAATATGATTTCACTAATTCCTTATTACTTTATAGAGCTACTATGACAGATCTGGTAAATCCCTCCAATAAAGATGATCGCTCCAGCCAATCATCTGGATCATCATCTAATACATCACAAACACTGAGAAAAGAAGAgactaaagacagaaaatcTCATCCACCACGTTCTAAATGTCCAACAATCAGTCCAAGAAATATGCTATTAAGACTGGAAAAATATGATAaagatacacacacaaaatcttCTGATGAACCTAAAGAAAAAGACATCACAAAGCCAGAGGAagaggacaaaaacaaaaatgtgtatgtGGTTTCCAGTGAGTTTGTAGATTTATTGACTGATGCTACAGTGAACACAGAAGAGTCAGACTCTCTTGACTCAGACCTACAGGAAATAATTGACTCTCCACctgcagaaaaaaacatcaaagtgaaaaataaactgAAGGAGTTAGAGAATGTTACACTTAACATTGCTATAACCGGGAATACAGGGGCAGGGAAGTCTTCCTTCGTCAATGCCCTCAGAGGTCTTCCTAATGATGATAGGAACGCAGCTCCCACAGGATCAGTTGAGACCACCATGAAGCCCAGCATGTACCAACATCCCTTCATGCCAAATGTGAAGATCTGGGACCTGCCTGGAATTGGCAGTCCAAAATTTAGAGCAAAGAAGTACCTGAAAGATGTCAATTTTCACACGTATGACTTCTTTCTCATAGTGACCTCTGAAAGATTTAAGGAGAACGACATAGAGCTGGCCAGTGCGATCAAGAAAAGCAAGAagctattttatttcattcgCACTAAAATTGACAACGACGTTCGTGCCGaatcgcaaaaaaaaaactttgatgaGCGGACGTTGCTTGAAAACATCCGAGAAGATTGTAAGGTGAACCTACTGAAAGTCGGAATTCCCAGAATATTCCTAGTATCTTCATTTCATTTGGAAAAATATGACTTTCAGAAGCTTGTCAACACCCTCGAAGATGAACTGCCCAAAAACAAGACATTTGCTCTCATTCAGTCTCTGCCCGTTTATTCTCTTGAGGCCCTCACAAAGAAGAAAACATACTTCAAGAAACTTATTTGGCTGAATGCTTTAGCGGCCGGGCTCGGGGCCATACCTCCCATCCCAGGATTGTCACTGGCCTgtgattatttcatcattaagaAGTTTTTTCAGCAAGTCTTCTTGGGCTTTGGCTTATCAAATCAGGCCCTAGAGGCGCTATCAGAGCGAGTGAACAAACCAGTGGAGCAACTGAAAGCCGCTAAGACGTCACGTTTCAAAGATGGGGCCACTGAGGATATTGTGGTtgatatgctgtctaaaccggTAATTGCTATAGCCAAGACGCTGGCCACCGTGATGGCTCTGCTGCCAGGAGGAGCTCTACCAGCAAGCGGAACAGCTGTTGCTTCTGTACACTACCTGCTTAATGTAGGACTGAATGAGATGGCAGAAGACACCAAATGTGTTCTTTCTGTGTCGCAGCTTGCCTAATATGCAGAAATAGCCTTCGATCACATACACAAATCATATAATAGCTCTGTTGTTGCAGAAAAATATCTTTTGGAAATAAGTAGATAAAGTAATCATACTAATTGGACtcttttttgtaattatgagtacatttaaataaaaaactgaaatgtgaatgtgcatttgaaattaaaacatactttgttttacaaatgtaaactacacttttttgccagtttcatttgtgtctgtatataactgtaaatatatatatacatatatatatatactgcatgtatttgtgaaattattaaaatgcttgTTGTATAAAgccttgatttattttatttaattattttttgtaatttactgTGTGTGACTTAGCTAATTACAAACAAGACTTTGCTCATTGTTTTGCAACTTTATCAGATGATACTTCAAAAAAGATCTAAAACTAGTCAAATCAAAGTGCAAGAAAATGATTACTGCTATACATTGACACATATGTGTTATTCTCATTTTATTATGTTCATACATCATATATCATTATTATGGCaaattatatattcaaatataatttatatgtagATAATTTAACtcaatcaaaatatacatttaaaatcagcAATGTTGTGGGTAACAAGAATAacataagattttattttttggaagaaTAGTGAGTTATCTCTTCTTGtgttaacttttcttttttttttttttttttttttttgttatatttaatttatgcacttactaacaaaattaaaaacccTTCTTTTCTTCATAACAGTCATGTTGGCTAAGCAATACACATTGCACACCATAAAATATATAGATGCTGCCAAGTTGTCTTCACACTGTAAAGTAAAGTGGCGTAAAAGACATACTAAAACATATTAGATTAGTCAGGACTACTGAGAGttgttcattatttaaaaaacaaaaaaaaaaaaaaaaacttaatttccaTATTTACCTGGCTATGATTTCTAACCTGTGGAATAAAGGCTACATCTCCctataaaatacattcaaaaatcATCTGTATGGGATGAAGTCAGGAATGAAAGAGCCATCATTCATACGCCTGCTGACTTGCTATGCAAATCTGCCATTAAGGCCCATATGTATCCTACATGTGAGGAAAGCGTTTACATCATTCATTCCTATCTGAGTGATTTTGTATATCTGACCATCACCAATTTCAAGAGATAAAACCACCTGAACGGGAATTCTGAGCATAAATACCCGTTTGAATTGTATGCAAAGATActgcatatttttcttacatataGAACGatataatgtgcatttttaaatatttcatattaggCAAATTATTGCTAAATAACACTTCTGGAATAAATTTAATAACAATTTGGAATTTAAAATGACCTGGAATCTTGTACTATGAtataataaagattaataatgCAAGACCTACCCATGAACATTTTGTTCTGGGCAACATGAATTCAAGCATTGTGCCATTTTACTATGCACAGAATTGTATTATGGCATGCTGTTATTTAAGATGATAATACTCTATTtattttgagaatttttaacagATGTCACTCATCTGATGTTATTCCTCATATCAGTGAAATGAAAAGgtatcacataaaacatttattaacagcagtgagaaaaaaagaagaagaaacaacAAGAACTctcagacaaaacaacaaaagagtgATCTAAACAATCACATGAGTGCACAATTTGTGCTCAATGTGAAAAAAGCTAAAGAAGTAAAGATAACACAGAAGACAAAAGAAATTGTGTACtatgatatattaaacaaatataaaatatatatgaaaagttcagatgcaaaagcctctatgtctgacgtttttctttaaaatgagcatttctttttggctactatgtataggtttctatttAAGTAGTGGTATTTTTGaatgggctgaggctgggattcaGCATATTTGAAGTGAAAGTACTTGATGAACATTTACTATGTGTGAGCATTCACTTATTGTTATCTcattttgaccaagatggcttttagaggcttttgcattgaaacttttcatatatgtgaccctggaccacaaaatcagtcttaagtcactggggtatatttgtagcactagccaaaaatatattgtatgggtcaaaattatagatttttagtaaagatcatgttccattaagatattttgtaaaattcctactgtaaatatttcaaaacttaatttttgattagtaatatacattgttaaaacttcatttggacaactttaaaggcaattttctcaatatttagatttttttgcaccatcaaattccaggttttcaaatagttgtatctcgaccaaatattgtcctgtcttaacaaaccatacatcaatggaaagcttaattattcagctttcagatgatgtataaatctcagttttgaaaaatttacccttatgactggttttgtggtccagggtcacatatatagaaaaaaatgtaatctacaatgttaaattatatattaagaCCTCAGCAAAGATCAAACTAAAATTACAGTGTGCTTGTTTAGGAAAAAGCTATTTAGCCAACTTTGTCTGTTTAAAGATTGTTTATGGCTGAAAAACAAACCtcaaatgaggaaaaaatgtaTACAGTCAAGCAGAGTTTGTTTTTATGAGATGCACATGCCATTTCCAGCAAAAAAAGCAAGAAATATCTTGTTCTACAACACTGACACTTCTTCAGATTGACATTTCAGACAGGGCTCAGGTTAGAAGGTGCTGAAAGTAGCAAAACAGATTTACGTGGACCAGGAACAcatatgtaaaaacaaaacaaaataaattcctGGAGACATTAAAACCAATGGCAGTAGAAAGTccatttaaatttgtaaaacatACTGTGTTCAGGCAACATGCAAAAATTGTGGTGgttttatgtaaaacattttaatttacatttttagtaatgCCAAGCAACATGTACATTTATGCATGTTATTTGCCAAACTATATGACATGCAGATTACAAAAGGTCTTCATGATCGGCTTCCAGTAAAATATTTCCTGATAAACAACATTCATGTGAAAATGTGCATGTTCAAATTGCTATGTGTTTTATCTGAAAATAGCATACAGACAAAGCATACATATTATAAGAcaaaaagtctataacatattttggttaatatttctcagtggtagggtaaaacaacaccctttttaccttgtcaaaatcagccctgttcagagCAGGCCATTCTATTGCATGAAgagtccctttaaatgctaatgagctcagCTCACCCCGCCACTCTCTACTGTGGGGTCACAAGCCGGTCtatttagccatgtttagccactaagcttgctaactagcacattattaaggcgaatttgcaaagatgcataaaaacccttatactcacttcagCTGATGATTTGTGCGGATTGCCGGGcgcatttccttctaaaacaGAAGTAATGTTTAGTGTTGGGTTCGactccacctaagtcgagtccgagtcttttaccaatcgagtccgagtccaaaatgggccgagtcggactcaagtccaAGTCCCAAAGgtccgagtccgagtcgagtccgtccgagtccaaggaaacactactgtttgtcagtatcttaacactgTTTTaatccaggggtgcccaaactcggtcctggagggaggtgtcctacagattttagctccagccccaattaaacacacctgacacctgaaccagctaatcaagctcatactaggcatactagaaaccccctggcaggtgtgttgaggcaagtttgagctaaaccaaggaccaggaccaagtttgggccccccctgtttttaacctttacaactagaaaaatgcaatgtcagttgaaatgtaagaaaagcaaacctcgagtggatcttgccattttgatttttgatttcacaacatctcataattagtgtccatgctctgcttagcaaacttaaagtcatgcaacagaagttatggctgatctatgtaatgtgacattttagagtgaaacaggttttagaatgtgaaaaaatatagggcgggacttgactttattcactgatatagtaaatgtataaattcaagggtgggggtaaaggagtaggtatcttggtgaatgggaccttaagagcagaaaacatGTAGCCTCTTGCAGCACCTCTTTTGTTTtggattgtggctgtgtgtgttttgggttgtatatgacttaataattgatgatgggccatttaattattagaaagtcatgcacacccaagatggttttggacccataaaaactgttgctgcaaagatgttagaaaaattattttactttcaagctagaaactgacaccatgtttaaataataataatttcaatacagaaaaaactaatcaactaatgtaagtaaaacattctcgagctcaaggcaagtaaacactccaagtattacttacaagcaaaagtattaatacatatat
The sequence above is drawn from the Labeo rohita strain BAU-BD-2019 chromosome 16, IGBB_LRoh.1.0, whole genome shotgun sequence genome and encodes:
- the LOC127178894 gene encoding interferon-inducible GTPase 1; its protein translation is MLQWTVLKLPEAEQRIRYSQGATMTDLVNPSNKDDRSSQSSGSSSNTSQTLRKEETKDRKSHPPRSKCPTISPRNMLLRLEKYDKDTHTKSSDEPKEKDITKPEEEDKNKNVYVVSSEFVDLLTDATVNTEESDSLDSDLQEIIDSPPAEKNIKVKNKLKELENVTLNIAITGNTGAGKSSFVNALRGLPNDDRNAAPTGSVETTMKPSMYQHPFMPNVKIWDLPGIGSPKFRAKKYLKDVNFHTYDFFLIVTSERFKENDIELASAIKKSKKLFYFIRTKIDNDVRAESQKKNFDERTLLENIREDCKVNLLKVGIPRIFLVSSFHLEKYDFQKLVNTLEDELPKNKTFALIQSLPVYSLEALTKKKTYFKKLIWLNALAAGLGAIPPIPGLSLACDYFIIKKFFQQVFLGFGLSNQALEALSERVNKPVEQLKAAKTSRFKDGATEDIVVDMLSKPVIAIAKTLATVMALLPGGALPASGTAVASVHYLLNVGLNEMAEDTKCVLSVSQLA